A stretch of Microbacterium caowuchunii DNA encodes these proteins:
- a CDS encoding magnesium transporter MgtE N-terminal domain-containing protein, with protein MSTQRVFVARLAGCAVFDPAGDRLGKVRDVVVIYRPNDSPRVVGLVVEIPGRRHVFVSIGRVTSVDTGQVITTGLINVRRFQQRGGEVRVIAELIGRKVTFADGSGQAVIEDVAIERNRLGEWDVGQLFLRKPKTSASPFAKGPTTFAYWSDVHERQSPGEAQSAEHLVASYSDLKAADLANTLLDLPPERLLEVAEELSDDRLADALEEMPEEEQVHILEALGEERAADILDAMEPDDAADVLAQLPEDQREELLDLMEPDEADDVRALLKYGPDTAGGLMTPEPIVLSAENTVAEALALIRRHELHPALAAAVFVTLPPFETPTGRLLGIVHFQRMLRYPPHERLGPMIDDSIEPVPATASAQEVARLLASYNLVSLPVVDPAHRLVGAVSIDDVLDYLLPDDWRTGDAETHAPLAGGRP; from the coding sequence GTGAGCACACAACGGGTCTTCGTCGCGCGCCTGGCCGGATGCGCGGTCTTCGATCCCGCCGGCGACCGGCTCGGAAAAGTGCGCGACGTGGTCGTCATCTACCGCCCCAACGACTCCCCGCGGGTCGTGGGCCTCGTGGTCGAGATCCCGGGCCGGCGCCACGTGTTCGTCTCCATCGGACGCGTCACGAGCGTCGACACCGGTCAGGTCATCACGACCGGCCTCATCAACGTGCGCCGCTTCCAGCAGCGCGGCGGCGAGGTCCGCGTCATCGCGGAGCTCATCGGGCGCAAGGTCACCTTCGCCGACGGGTCCGGGCAGGCCGTCATCGAGGACGTCGCGATCGAGCGGAACCGCCTCGGCGAGTGGGACGTGGGCCAGTTGTTCCTGCGCAAGCCGAAGACGAGCGCGTCGCCTTTCGCCAAGGGGCCGACCACCTTCGCCTACTGGAGCGACGTGCATGAACGTCAGTCCCCCGGTGAGGCGCAGTCCGCCGAGCACCTCGTGGCCAGCTACTCCGACCTGAAGGCCGCGGACCTGGCCAACACCCTGCTCGATCTCCCGCCCGAGCGCCTGCTCGAAGTCGCCGAGGAGCTCTCGGACGATCGCTTGGCCGACGCGCTCGAGGAGATGCCGGAGGAGGAGCAGGTGCACATCCTGGAGGCCCTCGGCGAGGAGCGCGCCGCCGACATCCTGGATGCGATGGAGCCGGACGACGCCGCCGACGTGCTGGCCCAGCTCCCCGAGGACCAGCGCGAGGAGCTGCTGGACCTCATGGAGCCGGACGAGGCGGACGACGTCCGTGCCCTCCTGAAGTACGGTCCCGACACCGCCGGTGGTCTGATGACCCCGGAGCCGATCGTGCTGTCGGCGGAGAACACGGTCGCCGAGGCGCTCGCGCTCATCCGTCGCCATGAGCTGCATCCCGCGCTCGCCGCGGCGGTCTTCGTGACGCTCCCCCCGTTCGAGACGCCCACCGGTCGCCTGCTCGGCATCGTGCACTTCCAGCGGATGCTGCGCTATCCGCCGCACGAACGCCTCGGCCCGATGATCGACGACTCGATCGAGCCCGTGCCGGCCACGGCATCCGCGCAGGAGGTCGCGCGCCTACTGGCCAGCTACAACCTCGTCTCCCTGCCCGTCGTCGACCCCGCCCACCGCCTCGTCGGCGCGGTCAGTATCGACGACGTGCTCGACTACCTGCTTCCCGACGACTGGCGTACGGGCGACGCGGAAACGCACGCCCCGCTCGCCGGAGGCCGCCCGTGA
- a CDS encoding general stress protein has protein sequence MSMGTPFTAGSAEAGETVASFPNYEGAQKAVSSLIAADVPAKQIAIVGQGLRSIERITGRLGYGAAARSGAVNGLVLGVLFAFIFVLGTPTVAIQAFVGVLLVGMAIGMLMNIIMYSFVRRRRDFASVMQVVADHYEVRVTSTHLGKARAALGAAPMATAAPAAPTPFAGQGTDAATPRPAPRYGERIDPAAPVPPKPAEPSSTPDDERKDAPPAPPRYGERIDPDPGHSDRS, from the coding sequence ATGAGCATGGGGACACCGTTTACCGCCGGCTCCGCCGAGGCGGGGGAGACCGTCGCGTCCTTCCCGAACTACGAGGGCGCGCAGAAAGCGGTCTCGTCCCTGATCGCGGCCGATGTGCCGGCGAAGCAGATCGCGATCGTGGGCCAGGGGCTCCGCTCGATCGAGCGCATCACGGGACGGCTGGGCTACGGTGCGGCGGCCCGTTCCGGAGCCGTGAACGGGCTCGTCCTGGGTGTGCTGTTCGCCTTCATCTTCGTCCTGGGGACCCCGACCGTCGCCATCCAGGCCTTCGTGGGGGTGCTTCTGGTCGGCATGGCGATCGGGATGCTCATGAACATCATCATGTATTCGTTCGTCCGTCGCCGCCGGGACTTCGCCTCGGTCATGCAGGTCGTCGCGGACCACTACGAGGTGCGCGTGACCTCCACCCACCTCGGCAAGGCGCGCGCGGCGCTGGGTGCGGCGCCGATGGCGACCGCCGCACCGGCCGCGCCCACGCCCTTCGCGGGGCAGGGGACGGATGCCGCCACGCCCCGACCCGCACCCCGCTACGGCGAGCGGATCGATCCCGCCGCTCCCGTGCCGCCGAAGCCCGCAGAACCCTCTTCGACGCCGGACGACGAGCGCAAGGACGCCCCGCCCGCTCCGCCCCGGTACGGGGAGCGCATCGACCCCGACCCGGGACACTCCGACCGCTCCTGA
- a CDS encoding endonuclease/exonuclease/phosphatase family protein produces MRRLLGILLTVLCAIGAAVVTWPEFFRLERTYPLAQVISFRGLIVAGFGALLLVALLFAAIRPIRRIALSLAAVALIAVVVNAAVVGTRGTGTGTLPEKTESSIRVMTWNTAGDATSPATIAQTAVAMGADIVTLPETTIETGGQVAVAMRDLGQPMWAHHTEYGSDGWAADSTTILISPALGSYAVTAASQDGSSNTSTVPSAVAMPIDGNGPIVVAAHAVAPREDFMVDWRHDLQWLADQCAGENIILAGDFNATIDHMSRLGTDGGTLGRCRDAAVLTGNGAVGTWPTSYPPLAGAPIDHVLATPDWTPTGSVVLGSLDAAGGDHRPLIVQLERTG; encoded by the coding sequence GTGCGTCGTCTCCTGGGGATCCTGCTGACCGTGCTCTGCGCGATCGGTGCGGCGGTCGTCACCTGGCCGGAGTTCTTCCGTCTCGAGCGCACGTATCCCCTGGCCCAGGTCATCTCCTTCCGAGGACTGATCGTCGCCGGATTCGGCGCGCTGCTCCTGGTCGCGCTGCTGTTCGCAGCGATCCGCCCCATCCGGCGGATCGCCCTGTCACTCGCGGCCGTCGCCTTGATCGCGGTCGTGGTGAACGCCGCGGTCGTCGGGACGCGGGGAACCGGGACCGGGACGCTGCCGGAGAAGACCGAGAGCAGCATCCGCGTGATGACCTGGAACACCGCGGGGGACGCCACGTCACCGGCGACGATCGCGCAGACCGCCGTCGCGATGGGCGCGGACATCGTCACGCTCCCGGAGACGACGATCGAGACCGGCGGGCAGGTCGCCGTCGCCATGCGCGACCTCGGTCAGCCCATGTGGGCGCACCACACCGAGTACGGCTCGGACGGCTGGGCGGCGGATTCCACCACCATCCTCATCTCGCCCGCACTGGGCAGCTACGCCGTCACGGCCGCGTCGCAGGACGGGTCCAGCAACACCTCCACCGTGCCGAGCGCCGTCGCCATGCCGATCGACGGGAACGGTCCGATCGTCGTCGCCGCGCATGCCGTCGCGCCCCGTGAGGACTTCATGGTGGATTGGCGTCACGACCTGCAGTGGCTGGCGGACCAGTGCGCGGGCGAGAACATCATCCTGGCGGGCGACTTCAATGCAACGATCGACCACATGAGCCGGCTCGGCACCGACGGCGGCACCCTCGGACGCTGCCGGGATGCGGCAGTCCTCACCGGCAACGGAGCGGTGGGCACGTGGCCGACGAGCTATCCGCCCCTCGCCGGCGCACCGATCGACCATGTCCTGGCGACACCGGACTGGACCCCCACCGGTTCCGTCGTGCTGGGTTCCCTCGACGCGGCCGGCGGCGACCACCGTCCGCTCATCGTGCAGCTCGAGCGCACCGGCTGA
- a CDS encoding aminopeptidase P family protein — MSESADTSPETLAPEPGTEQPSNRRQPFPAGFLATISEGWVERPETVGAPREQAGFAARRRAALSAMFPGSRLLIPAGELKTRSNDTDYPFRAHSAFAHLTGWGADAEPGAVLVFEPRESDGHDVMLYFRERADRTTAEFYGDATVGEFWIGPRPSLAAVAADLGIATAHIDALRHTDADRTVDEDPELTRVVSELRLVKDEYEIAQLSLAVEVTASGFDDIVRELPRITSHPRGERVVEGVFHLRARSDGNGEGYDTIAASGPHACYLHWTRNDGAVLPGDLILVDAGVEVDSLYTADITRTLPVSGRFTDVQRRVYETVREAADAAFAAARPGVLFREVHAAAMAVIAKRVAEWGLLPVTAEEALDADRGGQHRRYMVHGTSHHLGIDVHDCAQARREMYYDGVLEPGMVFTIEPGLYFQADDMTVPEELRGIGVRIEDDVLMTADGPVNLSAAIPRTADEVEEWMARLSA; from the coding sequence ATGTCAGAATCAGCGGACACCTCTCCCGAGACCCTCGCTCCCGAACCGGGGACCGAGCAGCCCTCGAATCGCAGACAACCGTTCCCGGCGGGATTCCTCGCCACGATCTCCGAAGGCTGGGTCGAGCGCCCGGAGACCGTCGGCGCCCCTCGGGAACAGGCCGGGTTCGCCGCGCGCCGACGCGCCGCGCTCTCCGCGATGTTCCCGGGTTCGCGGCTGCTCATCCCGGCCGGCGAGCTGAAGACGCGCAGCAACGACACCGACTACCCCTTCCGGGCCCACTCGGCGTTCGCCCATCTCACCGGATGGGGCGCGGATGCCGAGCCCGGCGCCGTGCTGGTCTTCGAGCCTCGGGAGTCCGATGGCCATGACGTCATGCTGTACTTCCGCGAACGCGCCGACCGCACGACGGCCGAGTTCTACGGCGACGCGACGGTCGGCGAGTTCTGGATCGGCCCGCGCCCGTCCCTCGCCGCGGTCGCGGCGGACCTCGGCATCGCGACCGCGCACATCGACGCGCTCCGCCACACCGACGCCGACCGCACGGTCGACGAGGACCCCGAGCTGACCCGGGTCGTCTCCGAGCTGCGGCTGGTCAAGGACGAGTACGAGATCGCTCAGCTGTCGCTCGCCGTCGAGGTGACCGCATCCGGTTTCGACGACATCGTGCGCGAACTCCCCCGGATCACGTCCCACCCGCGCGGGGAGCGCGTGGTGGAGGGCGTCTTCCACCTGCGCGCGCGCAGCGACGGCAACGGCGAGGGCTACGACACGATCGCCGCATCCGGACCGCACGCCTGCTACCTGCACTGGACGCGCAACGACGGCGCGGTCCTGCCCGGCGACCTCATCCTGGTCGATGCCGGCGTCGAGGTGGACAGCCTGTACACCGCCGACATCACGCGCACGCTCCCGGTCAGCGGTCGCTTCACGGACGTGCAGCGCCGCGTCTACGAAACCGTACGGGAGGCCGCCGACGCCGCGTTCGCGGCTGCACGTCCCGGCGTGCTCTTCCGTGAGGTGCACGCGGCAGCGATGGCCGTGATCGCGAAGCGGGTCGCCGAATGGGGGCTGCTGCCGGTGACCGCCGAAGAGGCGCTCGACGCGGACCGCGGCGGCCAGCACCGCCGGTACATGGTCCACGGCACGAGTCATCACCTCGGGATCGACGTGCACGACTGCGCCCAGGCACGGCGCGAGATGTACTACGACGGCGTCCTGGAGCCGGGCATGGTGTTCACGATCGAACCCGGGCTGTACTTCCAGGCGGACGACATGACCGTTCCCGAGGAACTGCGCGGCATCGGCGTCCGCATCGAGGACGACGTGCTGATGACCGCCGACGGTCCGGTCAACCTGTCCGCGGCGATCCCGCGCACCGCCGACGAGGTCGAGGAGTGGATGGCACGCCTGAGCGCGTAG
- a CDS encoding PHP domain-containing protein: MTSGRGFHGPADLHLHSTYSDGTEPPADVMRSVHSAGLRTVALTDHDTTAGWAEAAPAAVSLGMTLLPGMELSAQHGWRSVHLLAYLFDPEDAALLAETTRIREDRMGRAERIVANIGRDYDLTWDDVLAQTTADATVGRPHIADALVARGIVADRSAAFATVLHPRQGYYESHYAPDPVTAVDLVVAAGGVPIIAHPTPAGRDRMMPVPVLEELIAHGLAGFEIDHRENTEAGKKVLRDLARRHDLIVTGSSDYHGAGKPNRPGENTTSEEMVARIIERAHGSAPVSP, translated from the coding sequence ATGACGAGCGGCCGCGGATTCCACGGACCCGCCGACCTGCACCTGCACTCCACGTACTCCGACGGGACCGAGCCGCCCGCGGATGTGATGCGCTCTGTGCATTCCGCGGGCCTTCGCACCGTCGCCCTGACCGATCACGACACGACCGCGGGCTGGGCGGAGGCCGCGCCCGCCGCCGTGTCGCTGGGGATGACGCTGCTGCCCGGCATGGAACTGAGCGCCCAGCACGGCTGGCGCAGCGTGCACCTGCTCGCGTACCTGTTCGATCCGGAGGATGCGGCGCTCCTCGCGGAGACGACCCGCATCCGCGAGGACCGGATGGGCCGTGCCGAGCGCATCGTCGCGAACATCGGACGGGACTACGACCTCACCTGGGACGACGTGCTCGCTCAGACCACGGCGGACGCCACCGTCGGCCGCCCGCACATCGCGGACGCCCTCGTGGCGCGCGGGATCGTCGCCGATCGCTCCGCCGCGTTCGCCACCGTGCTGCACCCGCGTCAGGGCTACTACGAATCCCACTACGCTCCGGACCCGGTCACCGCCGTGGATCTCGTGGTGGCGGCGGGGGGCGTGCCGATCATCGCGCACCCGACGCCCGCCGGACGGGACCGGATGATGCCGGTGCCGGTGCTGGAGGAGCTGATCGCCCACGGGCTGGCGGGTTTCGAGATCGACCACCGGGAGAACACGGAGGCGGGCAAGAAGGTCCTGCGCGACCTCGCCCGCCGGCACGATCTGATCGTGACCGGCTCGAGCGACTACCACGGCGCCGGCAAGCCGAACCGCCCCGGCGAGAACACGACGAGCGAGGAGATGGTCGCCCGGATCATCGAGCGCGCGCACGGAAGCGCCCCCGTCTCGCCGTAG